GCCGTGGGCAATATCCCGATCAACTTGGCCAGAGTCTCAGAAGGTGCCCGAACCGCAAAAAGCTGTTGATCGGTCCGTAGTCGATTTGAGGGACTAGATGTCTGGCTACGATCGCTATCTAGCCCGCCACGCGAGCTCCAGTTCACTGAAGCTCATCAGCGAGATGTTCGGTGCAGAGATAGACCTGGCCGCGCGCGTAAAGCGAGGGCACTGACGAGCAGTAAGGTCGCCAGTGCCAATCTGATACTGAGATTTGTGCTGATTGCACCCACCTGGGCCTGCCCGCCGCAGGTCCGACAAGGCTGGATCAGCCACGCGATTCTGATGCCATGGCACACGGCATCTGGTAGATCGTCTGGCGCCATCTCTCACGGCTGCATTTCCTCCGTTCTACGCAGAGAAGACTTCTACTATTGGGGTAAGAAATAATATCTTACGCAAATTTGAAAATAAAATCTAACGTTTCGTTGAAAAAATTGACACCCACGGCCGTCTGTGATTCACTCCCAGTGTATCCTCGTGACCAGTAAAGTGTCCGGGGGGTAACAGCATATAGGTTCCATATCTTGAGTCTAAGCTTTCAGGCTCAGCCATTTATGTCTGCCCGTTTTACTATCCAATCGGGCATATAAGGAGATCCACATTGAAAGCCCGACTCGTTTCCGCAGTCATACTCGTTGCTCTGTTAACGATGAGCCTCAGCATCACCATTGGGGCAGCGCCACCCGCCCTGCAAACCCCAAACAGTATTGAGATCGGCTTGCTGGTCGATGGCTCCGGCAGTATTTCAGCCCCCAACTTCATCCTCATGAAAGACGCCATCGCCGCCGCGATCGAGGACCCCACCTGTGTACCCCAGGATGGCGTCCTGAACCTGACAGTGATCCAGTTCTCCAGAGTTGCCCGGGTCGAGCTGACGCCAATCCAGATCACGGCCGCCAACGTGGCCTCAGTAGCCCAAACCATCCGCGACATCGACCAGTACGGCGACGCCACCAACTACGAGGCTGGCCTTAACCTGGCCGTGGCAACCATGCCGCTGATCGCCGACTACAAGGCTATCAATATCGTCACCGATGGCGTGCCTACGGTCGGTATTTTTGATCCCTTTTTGCTGCGCGCCATCCCGCAAGACGCCGGCATTGACGAGATGGATGCCGAGGGTATCGCAGTGGGAACTGGGGTGACATTCCTTGAAAACCTGGTTTTCCCCCAACCCGCCTCTATCCACCCACCGGAACCCTGGCCCCCCGCGGCGCCTGGCTGGGTCCGCCTGGTCGAGGATTTCAACGACCTGGAGTCGTCCATCTGTGAGAAGTTTCAGGTGTTGATCGAGCCCACGCCGACGCCAATTCCGCCCACGCCGACGCCAATTCCGCCCACCCCAACCCCAACGCCTGAACCGGGCGAGATGGGTGTGCCGTTGGACATTCATCCCACCTCCTGCCCCAACCCCATCAACACCAAGTCCGGGGGGCTAACCTCTGCGGCCCTCCTGGGCACGGCGGATTTCGATGTCACGCAGATCGATCCGGCTACGATAGTGTTGTTCAATGCCGGGTTACAGGATCCCATCGAGGTATCGCCCCTGCGCTGGGCTTTCGAGGATGTGGCCACCCCCTTTGAGCCCTACCTGAACAAGCCGCTGGACATCTACGCCTGCACCGAGCAGGGCCCGGATGGCTACCTGGACATAACACTGAAGTTCCGCACCGGAGAGCTGGTGACCGCCATGGGTGAGGTTAACGATGGGGACGCCCTCATCTTGACCCTGACTGGCAACCTGCTCGATGGCACCCCCTTCGTGGGCGAGGATGTCGTCAAGATCGTAAAGAAGGGCAGGTAGCCGGCAGGCTCCGCGGCGCACAGGCCAGGATGGCAGCCACCTGCTGCACTAAGTCTGTGTTGTCGGCCCCATGATATCTACTCCCCCCCGGTCGTCCTGGCCGGGGGGGATTTTATTCCGGCCAGGCACCCCAGGTCTTAGTCACCGAAAACAGGCTTTCCTCCCTGCCGGAACCAGGACTCGGTGCTGGACAACCGGGTCAAGTGGATTGTGCGAGCAAAAGTTAACGAGGACTGCGCCAGTGCCAGTGATTTCAAGCGCAGTTACAGTGACCATACCCCTTTCCTGGACGTAGTGGTAGGTGTATAGATGGCCAAAGCCCGCGTACCAAATATCTTTCCTGCCCTTGATGTGGTCGATATGGCGTCTAATGGCCGATCCTTCCGACCAGTCGTGGCGCCAGGGGTGAATATACAGATGATAGATCCCGTGCTGTGCCCCGACCGTGTCAAAAAGGCTGTTTAGAAAGGCGCTGCCTCGATTGTCCCCGCATATGGATAGCCCGATTCTCTCAAATAACCCATCGGTCTCGCTCCATGCCGCAAAGGTGTGCACACCGTGTTCGACGCTCCTCTCGGCAAGGTATCCATACTGACTCAGCTTGGAACGCAACATCGAATCTGATAGCCCGTACGGATCGATGTAAGCAGCCACATATTCCGTCGAGCCCTTTGGAAATGGAGGATTGAGGTGTTCCTTAATATCCGAGCTGCAGCCGCCCACTTCGGAGTCATAGTCCGGGTATGGAAGCCATGGATGGGTTCTTGAGTGGCAGGCCGGCTCGACGTAACCCTGATCGATGTAGGTTTGGATATCTGCCCAGCCTGGGCCGCTGATCATGCCGGTGTTTATCGCCGATGTGAACCAGATCCGAGCTTCGGTGAAAGCCTCGTAGGCCGAATGGAAGTATTGGTGGGACCAGTCTGCTTCGTCGTCTCCCGTCACGACCACGGCGGCTGCTCTGGCGTCGTAGTACCGGGTGATCTGTTCGAACACTGCAGGGACCGGGGTCCCGCCAGGGTCGACGAATGTCAGATAGATGTCGTCGCTCTCGGCGCCGAAAGCAACAGAGACAAAGACCTTGTCTGCTGTGTAGTCGAAGCGAACTGCTTCGATTCCGTTGAAGAAGTCCTCGCCAGTTCTTTCGGCCAGCAATGTCCACTGCCCGTCCGGTTCAAATCGACGGTAGATCCTCAAGCTGGATGAGCCAGGTGGGATCCTGAACTGATAGGTTACGGGGTAGGCCAGGCCGTAATCGGCATGGGCCGTCGAGTCTGCCGATATCCTGAAACAGGGCTGGAAATCAGAAGCCGGGAAACTATCGATCAACGGAATAAACAGTTGGTGAAGAGTACCCGGTTGTGCATTGTTGTCATCCTCCCAGGTCTGCCCCACGTGGTCACGGATGTTGTCGCTGGCCCAGGTGCCGGCCTCGTTCCAGTGCCCGGCGGTCAGCTGGATGTCGTTGACATCGATGGTGCCGCTGTGATTCACGTCGCAGGCGGGGTTGTAGTTGCCACCCGATGTGCAGCCGTCATTGTCCAGCGATATCTGTTCCTGGGCGCCTGCCGCAATAGCCAGGGTACCCAGCAGGGCAAACGCAATGGCCAGGGAAATGAGCCGCAGCAGAACTCCTGTGAACTTCATCGCTCACTACGTTTCCAGCAATGCCAACTGATCCCGAATCAGAGTCATCAACTCGCCGACGATCTGGCGGTCAAAAGCGAAGGTGGCGCCGGCAACCTGGAAAAGCTCTGGCAACGACCTCGTGTAGCCCAATGCCAGGGCAGCGCGGTAGTCGGCGATGGCTTTGCTTTGATCCTGCAACGCGTTACGCCATACCTGCAGTGCGCCCAGCTGAGCCAATCCATACTCGACGTAGTAAAAGGGCACGCCGAATATGTGGCCCTTGCGATGCCAGCCGGTCTCCTTTTCTGCCTGAAAACCGCTATAGTCCACACCTGGCATGAAACGGTCCAACAGATCACTCCACTTGGCATCGAGCTCGTCACTGCTAACACTTTCCGGTGCATCCACGTACACCCAGTGCTGGAAGGCATCCACCACCGCCATGTAGGGAAGGAAAAAGACCGTTTGTTTTAGCTCCTGCGCCTGGGCGCGCCGGGCATCGGCCTCTTGGTAGAACCCTCCTTGCTCCTTGCGCCAGTATGGGGCTGTCAGCAGCTCCATGCTCATGCTGGCCACCTCGCAGAACTCCATCTGTGCGTTGTGATTCCAGATCAGGGGCTGGTGTTGTGATTCCATGACATGAAAGGCATGCCCCCCTTCGTGGAGCAGGGTGGATACATTCTGGTGGGTGCCGACGGCGTTCATGAAGATATAGGGTTTTCCACTGACCGGGAACTCGTTGCAGTAACCGCCGGGCGCCTTGTTTGGCCGCGATTCCAGATCCAGATAACCATCCCGCATGACGGCGAAATACCCGCCCAATACAGGGTCGAGATTGTCGAAGATTCGTTGGGCGCCTGCTTCCAACTGAGCCACATCCTCAAATGGATGCAATGGCTCACCGTAGGGGTCGACCTGGGTGTCCCAGGGGCGGACCTGGTCGATCTGGAGCTGCCCAGCTAACTCACGATACAGTTCCGACGCGAGGGGCACAACCTCATGTTCGATGGCATCATGGAAGGTGAAACAGTCTTCGGGGGTGTAGTCGAAACGTGAGAGCTTTTGCCAACGATAAGCGCGGAAATCGGAGAGCCCCGCGGTGGGGGCAATCTGGCGCCGGAGGGGCAGCATTTCCAGGTACAGCTCATTTAACCGATCGCGATCCTGGAGGTAGCGCTCCATTATCAGGCGCCAAACTGCCTTCCGTGTTTGCCGGTCCCTGGATTCCAGATGTTGCATGGCCTGGGGCAACGTCTCCGTTTCACCCTGCCATTCGATATTCATGGCGCCCACGATTTTATTGTAATCGTTGCCGAGCATTTCCAGCTTACTCTCAATGGGCACATTGTCCTCGTGGAAAATATCCGCCTCGGTCTGGAAACGTTGCATCAGCACAGC
The window above is part of the Chloroflexota bacterium genome. Proteins encoded here:
- a CDS encoding vWA domain-containing protein; protein product: MKARLVSAVILVALLTMSLSITIGAAPPALQTPNSIEIGLLVDGSGSISAPNFILMKDAIAAAIEDPTCVPQDGVLNLTVIQFSRVARVELTPIQITAANVASVAQTIRDIDQYGDATNYEAGLNLAVATMPLIADYKAINIVTDGVPTVGIFDPFLLRAIPQDAGIDEMDAEGIAVGTGVTFLENLVFPQPASIHPPEPWPPAAPGWVRLVEDFNDLESSICEKFQVLIEPTPTPIPPTPTPIPPTPTPTPEPGEMGVPLDIHPTSCPNPINTKSGGLTSAALLGTADFDVTQIDPATIVLFNAGLQDPIEVSPLRWAFEDVATPFEPYLNKPLDIYACTEQGPDGYLDITLKFRTGELVTAMGEVNDGDALILTLTGNLLDGTPFVGEDVVKIVKKGR
- a CDS encoding M3 family oligoendopeptidase, translated to MSDNGNYPDVNPLDWETVQPYVDQLLAEPLGADSVEPWLKKWSGLVSVIDETEAQIYRDVTENTADEAAEERFKQYIEVILPQTSIANQALKQKLLSVEDYEPTGETAVLMQRFQTEADIFHEDNVPIESKLEMLGNDYNKIVGAMNIEWQGETETLPQAMQHLESRDRQTRKAVWRLIMERYLQDRDRLNELYLEMLPLRRQIAPTAGLSDFRAYRWQKLSRFDYTPEDCFTFHDAIEHEVVPLASELYRELAGQLQIDQVRPWDTQVDPYGEPLHPFEDVAQLEAGAQRIFDNLDPVLGGYFAVMRDGYLDLESRPNKAPGGYCNEFPVSGKPYIFMNAVGTHQNVSTLLHEGGHAFHVMESQHQPLIWNHNAQMEFCEVASMSMELLTAPYWRKEQGGFYQEADARRAQAQELKQTVFFLPYMAVVDAFQHWVYVDAPESVSSDELDAKWSDLLDRFMPGVDYSGFQAEKETGWHRKGHIFGVPFYYVEYGLAQLGALQVWRNALQDQSKAIADYRAALALGYTRSLPELFQVAGATFAFDRQIVGELMTLIRDQLALLET